From one Henriciella marina DSM 19595 genomic stretch:
- a CDS encoding FAD binding domain-containing protein, which yields MRPFDYHRSEDRGGAVKTAAQEGALFIAGGTNLLDLMKLDLMTPKHLVDINRIGLDDITETDDGGLSIGALVTNSDCAADSRIRKDHEVLSRAILAGASGQLRNKATTGGNLCQRTRCYYFYDPDMPCNKRKPGSGCSAIGGANRIHAILGASDACIATYPGDMAVAMSALDAQVVIEGQGGATRTVPVRDFHRLPGDQPDKDSILETGELITHVTLPAPTNARHIYRKVRDRASYAFALVSVAAVVSMDGGKIGTAALAFGGLAHKPWHDPKIDDLLTGETPSDALFDKAADILLADAEGQGQNDFKIPLARRTLKAVLREATGDRS from the coding sequence ATGAGACCGTTCGATTATCACCGCTCCGAAGACCGCGGCGGCGCAGTCAAGACGGCCGCTCAGGAAGGCGCGCTCTTCATTGCCGGCGGCACCAACCTGCTCGATCTGATGAAGCTCGATCTGATGACGCCGAAGCATCTCGTCGACATCAACCGGATCGGCCTTGATGACATCACCGAAACCGACGACGGCGGCCTGAGCATCGGCGCACTCGTGACCAATAGTGACTGCGCCGCCGACTCCCGCATCCGCAAGGACCATGAAGTCCTCTCCCGCGCGATCCTCGCAGGGGCCAGCGGCCAGCTCCGCAACAAAGCCACGACCGGGGGCAATCTCTGCCAGCGCACGCGGTGCTATTATTTCTATGACCCCGACATGCCCTGCAACAAGCGCAAGCCCGGCTCAGGCTGCTCGGCCATTGGCGGGGCGAACCGCATCCACGCAATTCTCGGTGCCAGCGATGCCTGTATCGCGACTTATCCGGGCGACATGGCTGTCGCTATGTCTGCCCTCGACGCGCAGGTCGTGATTGAAGGGCAGGGCGGCGCCACCCGAACCGTGCCTGTCCGCGATTTCCACCGGCTCCCCGGTGACCAGCCGGACAAGGACAGTATCCTGGAGACCGGCGAGCTCATTACGCATGTCACCCTGCCAGCGCCGACAAATGCCCGCCACATCTATCGCAAGGTCCGCGACCGGGCGTCTTACGCCTTCGCGCTGGTATCGGTGGCAGCTGTCGTCTCGATGGACGGCGGCAAGATCGGCACCGCTGCGCTCGCCTTTGGCGGCCTCGCCCACAAGCCGTGGCACGATCCCAAGATCGACGATCTGCTCACCGGCGAAACCCCATCGGACGCTTTGTTCGACAAGGCCGCTGACATCCTTCTGGCTGACGCTGAAGGCCAGGGCCAGAATGATTTCAAGATACCGCTCGCCCGCCGCACGCTGAAAGCTGTGCTGCGCGAAGCCACAGGAGACCGCTCATGA
- a CDS encoding 2Fe-2S iron-sulfur cluster-binding protein, whose amino-acid sequence MTDTTLRINGEERKLSADTRTTLLDALRNHLGLTGSKKGCDHGQCGACTVMVNGRRINSCLTLACMHDGDEITTVEGLGEPGNLSPLQAAFVKHDGFQCGYCTPGQICSATAMLEEIKDGWPSNVTEELNGQMTLTDEEISERMSGNLCRCAAYPNIVDAIREAAEERS is encoded by the coding sequence ATGACAGACACGACGTTGCGCATCAACGGCGAAGAGCGAAAGCTTTCGGCCGACACGCGCACCACGCTTCTCGACGCTCTCCGAAACCATCTCGGCCTGACAGGCTCCAAGAAAGGCTGCGATCATGGCCAGTGCGGGGCCTGTACGGTTATGGTCAACGGACGGCGCATAAACAGCTGCCTGACGCTCGCCTGCATGCATGACGGCGATGAGATCACCACCGTCGAAGGCCTTGGCGAGCCGGGCAACCTCTCCCCGCTTCAGGCCGCTTTCGTCAAGCATGACGGCTTCCAGTGCGGCTATTGCACCCCCGGACAGATCTGCTCGGCGACCGCTATGCTCGAAGAGATAAAGGATGGCTGGCCGAGCAACGTCACTGAAGAGCTAAACGGTCAGATGACCCTCACCGACGAGGAAATCTCCGAGCGCATGAGCGGCAATCTCTGCCGGTGCGCTGCTTATCCGAACATTGTCGATGCCATTCGCGAAGCCGCGGAGGAGCGCTCATGA